From Vogesella sp. XCS3, the proteins below share one genomic window:
- a CDS encoding radical SAM protein, giving the protein MSQIASVRVLSLIPPMTQLNTPYPSTAYITGFLRARGVTAVQEDLALALVLQLFSIDGLQAIRQRIDTIAPKKRSAQVRFFVDNFEQYLATIDRVIAFLQGRDSTLAHRICSRGLLPEGARFAALDNYVDPDDPYGGDPLAWAFGALGSYDRARHLATLYLNDLADVVRDAADSRFEFVRYAESLAMSQPTFEPLAKGLAAPPTLVDDMLAALTVAAVERHQPDLVLLSVPFPGSVYAAFRIAQTIKARWPHIRTALGGGFANTELRELKEPRVFDYFDFVTLDDGEKPLLALIEHLQGQRGISRLVRTYVREGDAVRYINMMEADIPFEEVGTPTWDGLPIHRYLSLLDMLNPMHRLWSDGRWNKLTVAHGCYWKKCSFCDVTLDYISRYETASAETLVDRIEAIIAETGQTGFHFVDEAAPPKMLRALAEELLRRKVSISWWGNIRFEKSFTPELCQLLAESGCIAISGGLEVASDRLLKLMKKGVSVEQVARVTQGFTEAGILVHAYLMYGFPTQTVQDTVDALEYVRQLFENGCIQSGFFHRFACTVHSPVGQNPDEYGVKLIPLPEVTFAKNDVGFIDPTGTDHDTLGRGLNKALYNYMHGIGLDADVREWFEMRVPRSRVPRHFISKALNPQR; this is encoded by the coding sequence ATGTCCCAGATCGCCAGTGTGCGCGTGTTGTCGCTGATCCCGCCGATGACGCAGCTGAATACGCCTTACCCGTCCACCGCCTATATCACCGGCTTTTTGCGCGCGCGCGGGGTGACGGCGGTGCAGGAGGATCTGGCGCTGGCGCTGGTGCTGCAGCTGTTTTCGATCGATGGCTTGCAGGCTATCCGCCAGCGTATCGACACCATCGCGCCGAAGAAGCGCAGCGCGCAGGTGCGTTTCTTCGTGGACAACTTCGAGCAATACCTGGCCACCATCGACCGCGTCATTGCCTTTTTGCAGGGGCGCGACAGTACGCTGGCGCACCGCATTTGCAGCCGTGGCCTGCTGCCGGAAGGGGCGCGCTTTGCCGCGCTGGACAACTACGTGGACCCAGACGACCCGTACGGCGGCGACCCGCTGGCCTGGGCGTTTGGCGCGCTGGGCAGCTACGACCGCGCCCGCCACCTGGCCACGCTGTACCTGAACGACCTGGCCGACGTGGTGCGCGACGCCGCCGATAGCCGCTTCGAGTTCGTGCGCTACGCCGAATCGCTGGCCATGAGCCAGCCCACCTTCGAGCCGCTGGCCAAAGGCTTGGCCGCACCGCCTACGCTGGTAGACGATATGCTGGCCGCCCTCACGGTGGCGGCGGTGGAGCGCCACCAGCCCGACCTGGTGCTGCTGTCGGTGCCGTTCCCCGGTTCGGTGTACGCCGCCTTCCGTATTGCGCAAACCATCAAGGCACGTTGGCCGCATATCCGCACCGCGCTGGGCGGCGGCTTTGCCAATACCGAGCTGCGCGAGCTGAAAGAGCCGCGTGTGTTCGATTATTTCGACTTTGTCACGCTGGACGATGGCGAAAAGCCGCTGCTGGCGCTGATCGAGCACCTGCAAGGCCAGCGCGGTATCAGCCGCCTGGTGCGCACCTATGTGCGCGAGGGTGACGCGGTGCGCTACATCAACATGATGGAGGCCGATATCCCGTTCGAAGAAGTCGGCACGCCCACCTGGGACGGCCTGCCGATTCACCGTTACCTGTCTCTGCTGGACATGCTCAACCCCATGCACCGGCTGTGGAGCGATGGCCGCTGGAACAAGCTGACCGTAGCGCACGGCTGTTACTGGAAGAAGTGCAGCTTTTGCGACGTGACCTTGGACTACATCTCGCGCTACGAAACCGCATCCGCCGAGACGCTGGTGGACCGCATCGAGGCCATCATTGCCGAAACCGGCCAGACCGGCTTCCACTTTGTAGACGAAGCCGCGCCGCCCAAGATGCTGCGCGCCTTGGCCGAGGAGCTGCTGCGGCGCAAGGTGTCGATTTCGTGGTGGGGCAATATCCGCTTTGAAAAATCGTTCACCCCCGAGCTGTGCCAGCTGCTGGCCGAATCCGGCTGTATCGCCATCTCCGGCGGGCTGGAGGTGGCGTCCGATCGCCTCTTGAAGCTGATGAAAAAAGGCGTGTCGGTAGAGCAGGTGGCGCGCGTGACGCAGGGCTTTACCGAGGCCGGCATCCTGGTACACGCCTACCTGATGTACGGTTTTCCCACCCAGACGGTGCAAGACACGGTGGACGCGCTGGAGTACGTGCGCCAGCTGTTCGAGAACGGCTGTATCCAGAGCGGCTTCTTCCACCGCTTTGCCTGTACCGTACACTCGCCGGTGGGGCAGAACCCGGACGAGTACGGCGTGAAGCTGATCCCGCTGCCCGAAGTGACGTTTGCCAAGAACGATGTGGGTTTCATCGACCCCACCGGTACCGACCACGACACGCTGGGCCGTGGCCTGAACAAGGCGCTGTACAACTACATGCACGGCATTGGCCTGGACGCCGACGTGCGCGAGTGGTTCGAGATGCGCGTGCCACGCAGCCGCGTGCCGCGCCATTTCATCAGCAAGGCGCTTAATCCTCAGCGTTAA
- a CDS encoding 5-carboxymethyl-2-hydroxymuconate Delta-isomerase: MPHLYLEYSDNLASFDAATALQQANLALEASGQFSEIDIKSRAYAVSCYQVGTASDPQRAFIHARLAILEGRSEAVQQTLAQQVLDTLLVHCPADPALDVQVSCEIQQIARASYAKQHRQKQG; encoded by the coding sequence ATGCCCCACTTATATCTGGAATACAGCGACAACCTCGCCAGCTTCGACGCGGCTACCGCCCTGCAGCAAGCCAACCTGGCACTGGAAGCCAGCGGCCAGTTCAGCGAGATCGACATCAAAAGCCGCGCCTATGCCGTAAGCTGCTATCAGGTCGGCACCGCCAGCGACCCGCAGCGTGCCTTTATCCACGCCCGGCTGGCTATCCTGGAAGGCCGCAGCGAGGCCGTACAGCAAACGCTGGCGCAGCAGGTGCTGGACACGCTGCTGGTGCACTGCCCTGCCGACCCGGCGCTGGACGTGCAGGTGTCGTGCGAAATCCAGCAAATCGCCCGCGCCAGCTACGCCAAGCAGCACCGCCAGAAGCAGGGCTGA